A window of the Salvelinus alpinus chromosome 3, SLU_Salpinus.1, whole genome shotgun sequence genome harbors these coding sequences:
- the LOC139570476 gene encoding TERF1-interacting nuclear factor 2-like, translating into MDYGLVEEFVTTVLEVVPDLMSYRERVQLIMGLRAQLVLELCRTDQLADPETIQPHLNRMRTCIITLSKNETPDPEVKASESNFLKLIQSLLEDPIKREHFFQNVFLEEFGPKYDSTLQSLVWEFLSRLEKLLPTPTLHQTAAWFLPDHSVLEECVQSVCHPEPLKTLLQYHKPYRHLDNNALSSGDNHSSLSLSLLETVEIFETEIKSDPMKQRSNQILCRGL; encoded by the exons ATGGACTATGGCTTGGTGGAGGAGTTTGTCACCACTGTGTTGGAGGTCGTTCCTGATCTGATGAGTTACAGAGAGCGAGTCCAACTCATCATGGGGCTGCGGGCACAG CTGGTTCTGGAGTTGTGTCGTACAGATCAGCTAGCCGACCCCGAGACCATCCAGCCACACCTGAACAGGATGAGGACCTGTATCATCACTCTTAGTAAAAATGAG ACTCCTGATCCAGAGGTGAAGGCATCAGAATCCAACTTCCTGAAGCTGATTCAAAGCCTGCTGGAAGACCCAATTAAGAGGGAACACTTCTTCCAG AATGTTTTTCTAGAGGAATTTGGACCCAAGTATGACTCCACACTGCAGAGTCTGGTGTGGGAGTTCCTGTCTAGGCTGGAGAAGCTGCTTCCGACACCAACCCTTCATCAG ACTGCAGCATGGTTCCTACCTGACCACTCTGTTCTAGAGGAGTGCGTGCAGTCAGTGTGTCACCCTGAGCCATTGAAGACCCTTCTCCAGTACCACAAGCCATATAGACATCTGGACAACAATG CTCTGTCTTCAGGTGACAACCACAGCTCGCTGTCACTCTCGCTCCTAGAAACAGTTGAGATCTTTGAAACAGAGATCAAATCAGATCCTATGAAACAGAGATCAAATCAGATCCTATGCAGGGGTTTATGA